A portion of the Rhodanobacter sp. AS-Z3 genome contains these proteins:
- a CDS encoding beta-ketoacyl synthase chain length factor yields the protein MSALQVFVDGVGVWSPQLADFASLRSVLEGQSPEPPARRPAAATLPANERRRAPESVLLAVEVAGQAIAMSGQDAASVACVFASSHGDQAITDYMCATLASAPTELSPIRFHNSVHNAAVGYWTIATGCHAPSTAIAAQRASFGAGLLEAASQACAEQRPVLLVCSDFTGTGPLLEVTGCAQTFGCALLLSPQQSGRSIARLRLTLTSTRPCSTLGQPLADWCEANPSAAALPLLALLAQGAGSCQLDAAAQLGLQIDMEPVI from the coding sequence GTGAGCGCGTTGCAGGTTTTTGTCGACGGTGTCGGTGTGTGGTCGCCGCAGCTGGCTGATTTTGCCAGCTTGCGCAGCGTGCTCGAGGGCCAGTCTCCCGAACCACCAGCGCGCCGACCGGCTGCCGCCACGCTGCCGGCCAACGAACGCCGCCGCGCGCCGGAAAGCGTGCTGCTGGCGGTGGAAGTGGCCGGTCAGGCCATCGCCATGAGCGGTCAGGACGCCGCCAGCGTGGCCTGCGTGTTTGCTTCCTCGCATGGCGATCAGGCGATCACCGATTACATGTGCGCCACGCTGGCGAGCGCACCGACAGAGTTGTCACCGATCCGCTTCCACAACTCGGTGCACAACGCTGCCGTGGGTTACTGGACCATCGCCACCGGTTGCCACGCGCCATCCACGGCGATTGCCGCGCAACGCGCCAGCTTTGGCGCCGGCCTGCTTGAAGCCGCCAGTCAAGCCTGTGCCGAGCAGCGTCCCGTGCTGCTGGTGTGCAGCGATTTCACCGGCACCGGCCCGCTGCTCGAAGTCACCGGCTGTGCCCAAACCTTCGGCTGCGCGTTGCTGCTGAGTCCGCAGCAAAGCGGCCGCAGCATCGCCCGTCTGCGTTTGACCCTGACCAGTACGCGCCCCTGCAGCACACTCGGCCAACCGTTGGCGGACTGGTGCGAAGCCAACCCCTCCGCTGCCGCCTTGCCGTTGCTGGCATTGCTGGCGCAAGGCGCGGGAAGCTGCCAACTTGACGCAGCCGCCCAGCTTGGGTTGCAGATCGACATGGAGCCGGTCATTTGA